CAGCGGCGCCTCGGAGGTCTCCCGCACCGTGGACGACGGACTGCACAAGATCCCCCGCACCAGTCCCGACCAGGTCGCGCACGCCGCCGAGGTCCTGGGCACGCCCGTCCACATCGACCGGGCCAACCTGCACCCGGCCGGGGTCTACGGACGAGGGCTCGCACCGTTCTTCTTCGGCATCGCCCTGTGGGTGTTCGGCCTCTTCGCGTACCTGCTGCTGCGCCCGCTCAACACCCGCGCCCTGGTGGGCCGGGTCGGCGCCTTCACCACCGCGGTCGCGGGATGGCTGCCGGCCGCGCTGCTCGGCGCCGTGGGGGCACTGGTGCTCTACGGCGTCGTCGACCTGACCCTCGGACTCGACCCCGTCCACGGCGTCTGGATGCTGGCGCTCCTGGTCACCGGGGCGGCGGCGTTCGTGGCCGTCGACCACTGTCTGCGCACCGTGTTCGGGGTTCCCGGCGACGTCCTGTCGCTGGTCCTGCTCATCCTGCAGCTCACCGCCTCGGGCGGGCTCTATCCGCTGCCCACCGAGCCGGCCTTCTTCCAGATGCTGAACCCGCTGCTCCCGATGACGTACCTCGTGGACGGGCTGCGGGTCACCGTCTCGGGCGGGCTCACCGAAAACCTCCTACGGGACTTCGCCGTCCTTCTGGCCTTCACCGCGGGCTTCCTGGCCGTGACCGCCCTCGCCGTGCGGCGGCAGCGGATGTGGACGGTCGGACGCCTCCATCCCGACGTCTCCCTGTAAGGGAGCCCGGGTCCACACCGCCGCACTCGACGTGGGCGTGGTCGGTGGTTCGCGGTTCAATGCCGCCGGTTGCGAGTGGGGGCTTCGGCGGCGGTCTTGAGGGCGCGCAGCCATGTCTTGAGGCCCTGACGGAGGATCTTGGTCGCGGCGGGAACGTGGCACACCGGGCTTGAGCGCCGTGTCACGTCGTGTCGCCGAGGGCCTCGGCCCACGAGGCGAGGACGTCCAGGTCGTCGGCGGTCAGGCCGACGCGGGGATCCACCTGCCGCAGCAGCGCCGGCCCGGCATGATGAGCGGCGACCCACGCGTGATCCGCGCGCGTGATCTCGTCATCGACCCACGCGAACGCCCGCCCGGCGGCCCACGCAACGATCGGCCGCGTCTTCCAATGGCGCCCGGCCGGCACGTCACGCTCCTCCGCCGCTGACGGCTCCGGCCAATGGATGACTTCAAGCGGCGGCAACCCGATCCGGGGCGCGATGCACTCGTTCGCCTCCTCCCCCCATGTCGTCGCCCAGACCAACTCGTAGCCGAGCGCTGCCAGCCGCCGTCCCACGCCGGGATCGATCCGTGCCAGCAGCGGGCTCGCCTCGATGGGCAGACCCTGCGATCCGCCGGACCGGCTCGGCGTCGGCCCTCCGAAGGGCAGCAGCGGCCCGTCGACATCGAGGAAGAGCAACGGCCGAACGGAGGGGCCCTCTGCGGTCATGCCCGGCACCGTACCCCTCGGGCCGGACAGTGCCGCGGCCCGTCTTCTCTCCTGACGGCCGGAGCTGCGCTCGCTCCCCGCTCGTCGTCCGGCGGCCGGCGTCAGGAATTCCGCTTCTTCTTACGCAGGGCACTCGGCTTGTGGACGGCGGTACGGCCGGACTTGTCGCTCTCCACCTCGTACTGCGGGTCGTCCCGCGAGGCGTCGACGGTCCGTCCGGCCGCTTCAACACGATCGGTGATCTTCTTCTTCACCTTCCCCGTCACCTTGTGGCCATGGCTCTCCCACGCCACCTCGTCGCCCTTTCCGAGATCGTGCTTCTTCGACATGGCGCTCTCCCTTTTCCTGAGCACGGGGATGCGAGCGGTGCACGTCTTCAGGTTCGTGCGTGTCACCGGATCGCGCACGTGATGACGGCGAGCGCGACCTCGGGAGCTGCCTTCGGAGGGCCCTCGATCCGGAAGCAGCTCCCGAGCGCGCTCACCGCCCGCCCGCACTAGCTCCGCGGGACGTCCTTGACGAACACCAGCCCGTCGCTGTCCGCCAAGTGGGCCGGGTCGAGCGGGGCGTAGCCGAACCAGGGGGACACGCGGGGCGCGGGCCGCGTGTCGCCGAGGGCGGTGGCCAGTCGACGGGCGTCGACGACGTAGCGGTCCTCCGGGAGCGCGTACAGGAGTCCTTCGACGGTGTCCGGTGCCGGGGTGTCCACTCCCTGGTGCCGGATCGTGCCGAGAGCCGTGGCCAGGAAGGCGTACTCCTCGCCCAGGTGGGCGCTCACGAGCGCGCCGGCGCTCCACCACTCCAGCGGCCGTCCGCTCATCCGCATCGTGCTCTTCTCCCGCTGGAGGTGGCCGTTGTGGGCATGGACCAGCGCCGGGCCACGTTCGGCTACGGCGAGGAGGTTGTCGGCCATCATCCGGTCCCGCAGGCCCACCAGCCGCGTCATGCGGCTCGGTCCGGTGTCGGCCATCCACGAGTGGTAAAGCAGCAGGCCGGTGGCGGTACGCCCGTACAG
The sequence above is a segment of the Streptomyces lydicus genome. Coding sequences within it:
- a CDS encoding HAD domain-containing protein; translated protein: MTAEGPSVRPLLFLDVDGPLLPFGGPTPSRSGGSQGLPIEASPLLARIDPGVGRRLAALGYELVWATTWGEEANECIAPRIGLPPLEVIHWPEPSAAEERDVPAGRHWKTRPIVAWAAGRAFAWVDDEITRADHAWVAAHHAGPALLRQVDPRVGLTADDLDVLASWAEALGDTT
- a CDS encoding DUF2945 domain-containing protein, whose product is MSKKHDLGKGDEVAWESHGHKVTGKVKKKITDRVEAAGRTVDASRDDPQYEVESDKSGRTAVHKPSALRKKKRNS